A stretch of the Mastacembelus armatus unplaced genomic scaffold, fMasArm1.2, whole genome shotgun sequence genome encodes the following:
- the eif4a3 gene encoding eukaryotic initiation factor 4A-III, with amino-acid sequence MAAAGTQGRKRILKEEDMTKVEFETSEEVDVTPTFDTMGLREDLLRGIYAYGFEKPSAIQQRAIKQIIKGRDVIAQSQSGTGKTATFCVSVLQCLDIQVRETQALILAPTRELAGQIQKVLLALGDYMNVQCHACIGGTNVGEDIRKLDYGQHVVAGTPGRVFDMIRRRSLRTRAIKMLVLDEADEMLNKGFKEQIYDVYRYLPPATQVVLISATLPHEILEMTNKFMTDPIRILVKRDELTLEGIKQFFVAVEREEWKFDTLCDLYDTLTITQAVIFCNTKRKVDWLTEKMREANFTVSSMHGDMPQKERESIMKEFRSGASRVLISTDVWARGLDVPQVSLIINYDLPNNRELYIHRIGRSGRYGRKGVAINFVKNDDIRILRDIEQYYSTQIDEMPMNVADLI; translated from the exons ATGGCTGCTGCCGGGACTCAGGGCAGGAAGAGGatcctgaaggaggaggacATGACCAAAGTGGAGTTTGAGACAAGCGAGGAGGTGGACGTCACCCCCACCTTCGACACCATGGGCCTGCGGGAGGACCTGCTCCGTGGCATCTACGCCTACG GTTTTGAGAAGCCGTCAGCCATCCAGCAGAGAGCCATCAAACAGATCATCAAAGGCAGAGACGTCATCGCTCA GTCTCAGTCTGGAACAGGAAAGACGGCCACCTTCTGTGTGTCAGTACTGCAGTGTCTCGACATCCAG GTGAGGGAGACCCAGGCCTTGATCCTCGCTCCAACCAGGGAGCTGGCTGGACAGATCCAGAAG GTGCTCCTGGCCCTGGGAGACTACATGAATGTTCAGTGTCACGCTTGCATTGGTGGGACCAATGTGGGCGAGGACATCCGGAAGCTGGACTATGGTCAGCATGTGGTGGCAGGGACACCTGGACGAGTGTTTG ATATGATTCGTCGCAGGAGTCTGAGGACCAGAGCCATCAAGATGCTGGTTCTGGACGAAGCCGATGAGATGCTCAACAAAG GTTTTAAGGAACAGATCTATGACGTGTACCGTTACCTGCCCCCAGCCACACAGGTGGTCCTGATCAGTGCCACGCTGCCACATGAGATTCTGGAGATGACCAACAAGTTCATGACTGACCCGATCCGCATCCTGGTCAAACG TGATGAGTTGACCCTGGAGGGGATAAAGCAGTTCTTTGTGgctgtggagagagaggagtgGAAGTTTGACACTTTGTGTGACCTGTACGACACTCTGACCATCACACAGGCTGTTATCTTCTGCAACACCAAGAGGAAG gTGGACTGGCTGACAGAGAAGATGAGAGAAGCCAACTTCACTGTCTCGTCAATGCACGGGGACATGCCTCAGAAGGAGAGAGAGTCTATCATGAAGGAGTTCAGATCTGGAGCCAG TCGCGTGTTGATCTCCACAGATGTGTGGGCTCGAGGTTTAGATGTTCCTCAGGTTTCTCTCATCATCAACTACGACCTGCCCAACAACAGAGAGCTGTACATCCACAG GATTGGTCGGTCCGGCCGTTATGGTCGTAAAGGTGTGGCCATCAACTTTGTGAAGAATGACGACATCAGGATCCTGCGTGACATTGAGCAGTACTACTCCACCCAGATCGACGAGATGCCGATGAACG tcGCCGACCTGATCTGA